From Nocardioides sp. HDW12B, the proteins below share one genomic window:
- a CDS encoding acyl-CoA dehydrogenase family protein — translation MTDEYPLYALSEEHRAIREAVRDVCDAKVAPYAAAVDEEARYPQEASDALQASDFHAPHVPEEYGGAGADALATCIVIEEVARACVSSSLIPAVNKLGSLPVQIAGSEELKKHYLTKLAAGEGGFSYCLSEPDAGSDAVAMKTTAKRDGDGWVLNGVKRWITNAGVSEFYTVMAVTDPEKRSRGISAFVVEKGDEGVSFGAPEKKLGIKGSPTREVYFDNVHIPGDRMIGAEGTGFETAMKTLDHTRVTIAAQAVGVAQGALDYALGYAQERTQFGKQIADFQGLQFLLADMGMKVEAARQMTYAAAGRSERGDKDLTFFGAAAKCFASDVAMQVTTDAVQVLGGYGYTRDYPVERMLRDAKITQIYEGTNQVQRIVMARQLLGGIQSQL, via the coding sequence ATGACCGACGAGTACCCCCTCTACGCCTTGTCCGAGGAGCACCGCGCCATCCGTGAGGCGGTGCGCGACGTGTGCGACGCGAAGGTCGCGCCGTACGCCGCCGCGGTGGACGAGGAGGCGCGCTACCCGCAGGAGGCGTCCGATGCCCTGCAGGCCTCGGACTTCCACGCCCCGCACGTGCCGGAGGAGTACGGCGGCGCCGGTGCCGACGCGCTCGCGACCTGCATCGTGATCGAGGAGGTGGCGCGCGCGTGCGTGTCGTCCTCGCTCATCCCCGCGGTCAACAAGCTGGGCTCGCTGCCGGTGCAGATCGCCGGGTCCGAGGAGCTCAAGAAGCACTACCTGACCAAGCTCGCCGCAGGCGAGGGCGGCTTCTCCTACTGCCTGTCCGAGCCCGACGCCGGCTCCGACGCGGTGGCGATGAAGACCACCGCGAAGCGCGACGGCGACGGCTGGGTGCTCAACGGGGTCAAGCGCTGGATCACCAACGCGGGCGTCTCGGAGTTCTACACCGTCATGGCGGTCACCGATCCCGAGAAGCGCAGCCGCGGCATCTCCGCCTTCGTGGTGGAGAAGGGCGACGAGGGCGTCTCATTCGGCGCCCCGGAGAAGAAGCTCGGCATCAAGGGCTCGCCGACGCGCGAGGTCTACTTCGACAACGTCCACATCCCCGGCGACCGCATGATCGGCGCCGAGGGCACCGGCTTCGAGACCGCGATGAAGACTCTCGACCACACCCGCGTGACGATCGCCGCGCAGGCGGTCGGTGTCGCGCAGGGAGCGCTCGACTACGCCCTCGGCTACGCCCAGGAGCGCACGCAGTTCGGCAAGCAGATCGCCGACTTCCAGGGCCTGCAGTTCCTGCTGGCCGACATGGGCATGAAGGTCGAGGCCGCGCGCCAGATGACGTACGCCGCTGCCGGTCGCTCCGAGCGCGGCGACAAGGACCTCACGTTCTTCGGCGCCGCCGCGAAGTGCTTCGCCTCGGACGTCGCGATGCAGGTGACCACCGACGCCGTCCAGGTGCTCGGCGGCTACGGCTACACGCGCGACTACCCGGTCGAGCGGATGCTGCGCGACGCCAAGATCACCCAGATCTACGAGGGCACCAACCAGGTGCAGCGGATCGTGATGGCGCGCCAGCTGCTGGGCGGCATCCAGTCCCAGCTCTGA
- a CDS encoding GNAT family N-acetyltransferase, whose product MSDVTGADDGTPVVRLRRVEDEDVEVFFEHQADPLAVEMAAFPARDRDQVEAHWARLRADGSLVTRTIVADGQVAGNIGCWPDGGQYFLGYWIGRDWWGRGVASQALSRLLDEVPVRPLHAHVAAHNVGSIRVLEKCGFRRDREQEALAPASDDGVEELAFVLEAAVVTEPGSGRPARPEDPPG is encoded by the coding sequence GTGAGTGACGTGACCGGTGCCGACGACGGGACGCCCGTCGTACGTCTGAGGCGGGTCGAGGACGAGGACGTCGAGGTCTTCTTCGAGCACCAGGCGGATCCGCTGGCGGTCGAGATGGCGGCGTTTCCCGCCCGCGACCGGGACCAGGTCGAGGCGCACTGGGCGAGGCTCCGCGCCGACGGCTCCCTGGTGACGCGCACGATCGTCGCCGACGGCCAGGTCGCGGGCAACATCGGTTGCTGGCCCGACGGCGGCCAGTACTTCCTCGGCTACTGGATCGGGCGCGACTGGTGGGGCCGCGGCGTCGCCTCCCAGGCGCTCAGCCGGCTGCTCGACGAGGTGCCGGTCCGACCGCTGCACGCCCACGTCGCCGCCCACAACGTCGGCTCGATCCGCGTCCTGGAGAAGTGCGGCTTCCGGCGCGACCGCGAGCAGGAGGCGTTGGCACCTGCGTCCGACGACGGCGTCGAGGAGCTCGCGTTCGTGCTCGAGGCCGCGGTCGTCACTGAGCCCGGGTCGGGCCGACCGGCACGTCCGGAGGATCCGCCAGGCTGA
- a CDS encoding nuclear transport factor 2 family protein gives MSSARADGVRALYQSFNERDLDAVLATMAPDVDWPNGWEGGRLLGRDQVADYWRRQWREIRPTTVVGAIDERADGTVEARVRIVVRDLGGTVLARSDVTHVYEFDGPHVRRMTVEEGAAGRS, from the coding sequence GTGAGCTCTGCGCGTGCGGACGGCGTGCGAGCCCTGTACCAGTCCTTCAACGAGCGCGACCTCGACGCCGTGCTCGCCACGATGGCCCCCGACGTCGACTGGCCCAACGGCTGGGAGGGCGGCCGGTTGCTCGGGCGTGACCAGGTGGCGGACTACTGGAGGCGACAGTGGCGGGAGATCCGTCCGACCACGGTCGTGGGTGCCATCGACGAACGCGCCGACGGCACCGTGGAGGCACGGGTGCGCATCGTCGTGCGCGACCTCGGAGGGACCGTCCTGGCCCGCTCCGACGTGACACACGTCTACGAGTTCGACGGTCCTCACGTACGACGCATGACCGTCGAGGAGGGCGCTGCCGGGCGGAGCTGA
- a CDS encoding HNH endonuclease signature motif containing protein produces the protein MEPPTADQQPTGDGAGVSVPGVTTAGSRQRGRSPVGSRSQRMHRFSGRLLAALDDATAGGVENVAVGCLSAREAAETVLELREVVARLQGLELAVLAHADARSVSAEVDGPTTVDTAAWLAHAGLTDPGAARREVRLSAAVTGTCTATGSALLAGDIDTAQAEVVVWALDRLPGWVTSDQRLLAEKTMLDEALRLDAGQLRRLGRRLLAVIDPDGAEEAEARRLQAEEDGAARSTMLSLWDDRHGTTHLFAKVPTRHGQMLRKVIEAIASPQLPDAISRTAPTAPTAPTPSGAGLESGCDVPPLPPRPVPEVLGEAFCRLLETLDPDRLPTSGGMSAQVVVTMTVETLLGGLATATMDTGAEVSPGEARRMACAAGVIPAVLGGPSEVLDVGRRRRLHSRPQRLAMAVRQSFRCAAEGCTRPTSWCDAHHLVPWSADGETSLDNGALICARHHTMAHHPDYRLERRAGHRVSISRTPRGSRLRQ, from the coding sequence ATGGAGCCACCCACCGCGGACCAGCAGCCGACCGGCGACGGCGCCGGTGTGTCGGTGCCCGGTGTCACGACAGCTGGTTCGCGGCAGCGCGGACGCAGCCCGGTGGGCAGCCGCTCGCAGCGGATGCACCGCTTCTCCGGTCGTCTGCTAGCCGCTCTCGACGACGCAACCGCGGGTGGGGTGGAGAACGTCGCCGTGGGGTGCCTCTCCGCGCGGGAGGCGGCCGAGACCGTGCTCGAGCTGCGCGAGGTCGTCGCGCGGCTGCAGGGTCTCGAGCTGGCCGTGCTCGCCCACGCCGACGCCCGCAGCGTCAGCGCCGAGGTCGACGGCCCCACGACGGTCGACACCGCCGCGTGGCTGGCCCACGCCGGCCTGACCGATCCCGGCGCCGCTCGCCGCGAGGTCCGTTTGTCGGCGGCCGTGACCGGCACGTGCACGGCGACGGGCTCGGCCCTGCTGGCCGGCGACATCGACACCGCCCAGGCAGAGGTCGTCGTGTGGGCGCTGGACCGGCTGCCGGGCTGGGTCACGTCCGACCAGAGGCTGCTGGCGGAGAAGACGATGCTCGACGAGGCGTTGCGCCTCGACGCCGGCCAGCTGCGACGACTGGGTCGACGCCTGCTGGCCGTGATCGACCCGGACGGCGCGGAGGAGGCAGAGGCCCGGCGCCTGCAGGCCGAGGAGGACGGCGCCGCGCGCTCGACGATGCTCTCGCTGTGGGACGACCGCCACGGCACCACGCACCTCTTCGCCAAGGTGCCGACCCGCCACGGGCAGATGCTGCGCAAGGTCATCGAGGCCATCGCCAGCCCTCAGCTGCCGGACGCCATCAGCCGGACAGCACCGACAGCACCGACAGCACCGACGCCGTCGGGCGCCGGCCTCGAGTCCGGGTGCGACGTGCCGCCGCTGCCACCCCGCCCGGTGCCCGAGGTGCTCGGCGAGGCGTTCTGCCGCCTTCTCGAGACCCTCGACCCCGACCGTCTCCCGACCAGCGGCGGGATGAGCGCCCAGGTAGTCGTCACCATGACCGTCGAGACGCTGCTCGGCGGGCTCGCGACGGCGACCATGGACACCGGCGCCGAGGTCTCGCCCGGAGAGGCGCGCCGCATGGCCTGTGCGGCCGGGGTCATCCCCGCCGTGCTCGGGGGACCGTCGGAGGTCCTGGACGTCGGCCGCCGGCGTCGTCTGCACAGCAGGCCGCAACGCCTCGCGATGGCGGTCCGCCAGAGCTTCCGTTGCGCCGCCGAGGGTTGCACCCGCCCGACGTCCTGGTGCGACGCCCACCACCTGGTCCCCTGGAGCGCGGACGGGGAGACCTCGCTCGACAACGGGGCCCTGATCTGCGCCCGGCACCACACGATGGCCCACCACCCCGACTACCGCCTCGAACGCCGGGCGGGGCACCGGGTCAGCATCAGCCGCACACCGCGCGGATCGCGCCTACGCCAATAG